The genome window GATTTTTTCACGATGGATGAAGCAGTGCAGAAATGGTGTGAATGCACCGATGTCGAGGCCAAAGGTTCCAAGGGCAAGAAGGTGACTGGCAATGCGCTGCAGTTCGGCCATGATTATGCGAATATATTCTACCCGGTCGTTGACCTGAATATCCATCATCCGCTCCATGGCTACGGCAAAGCCGTGCTCGTTGTTCATAGCGGCCACATAGTCCATGCGGTCAACGTAGGGAATGACTTTGGTATAGTCATTCATCTCCTCGCTGTGCTTCTCAAAGCATCGGTGGAGATAGCCGATATGCGGTTTCGCCGCTACGACAATTTCGCCGTCAAGCGTCAGTTCAACCCGAAGCACTCCGTGCGTTGACGGGTGCTGGGGCCCCATATTTACCACCATCTCCTGGGTCTTCAAACCGTTTCCGGCCTCGACCGGCGGGGAAAGACTGACTTCGGGCGCTTTTTGTTTCACTGTTGTCATCTGTTACTCCGGACAAATCGGTTACTTAATACTCTACTTTCATTCCACGGTAAAACTCCTGGACTTTGTAGTCCTTTCGGAGGGGATGTCCTTCCCAGTCATCCGGACAAAGAATCCGGCGGTGATCGGGGTGACCTTCAAACTGAATGCCGAACATGTCAAAGGCTTCGCGCTCATGCCAGTCGGCTGTTTTCCAAACCTGTTCCACTGTCGGCACTCGGGCATCATCCTGCGGCATGATGACCTTCAGTATCACCTTGTGCTTCAGCGAGGTGGAGTTGAGATGATAGGTCACGGCGAGTTGCTCCTCTTTCTGGTAGTGAACCCCGCTCAGACACATCATGTAATCGAACAGCAGATCCTCTCCGTCCCGAAGATATTTTGCAACTTTCTGGATATTTTC of Natronogracilivirga saccharolytica contains these proteins:
- a CDS encoding NADH-quinone oxidoreductase subunit C; protein product: MKTTEEIYNILVEQFGEEGLELRPDEVVAPVIVVAPENIQKVAKYLRDGEDLLFDYMMCLSGVHYQKEEQLAVTYHLNSTSLKHKVILKVIMPQDDARVPTVEQVWKTADWHEREAFDMFGIQFEGHPDHRRILCPDDWEGHPLRKDYKVQEFYRGMKVEY